Proteins encoded together in one Pseudomonadota bacterium window:
- a CDS encoding sigma-70 family RNA polymerase sigma factor, with amino-acid sequence MTERNFEKKAAHFLKDIYRFLYHLCEDPQTAEDLTQETFLRAFRYRSSYNPDFSLKSWLLKIAHNLYRDWLKKSSLRFSIEDPESIPKEVSTPAFEERLMERIPDREVLRAITSLPDEFREVVLLRDVEGMSYQEIAQTMECPVGTVRSRIFRAREAIDKKIRPLLD; translated from the coding sequence ATGACTGAAAGAAACTTCGAGAAGAAGGCTGCGCATTTTTTGAAAGACATCTACCGCTTCTTGTATCACCTTTGTGAAGACCCGCAAACGGCCGAGGATCTCACCCAGGAGACCTTTCTCCGCGCCTTTCGTTACCGCTCCTCATATAACCCTGATTTCTCGCTTAAGTCCTGGTTATTGAAAATAGCGCACAATCTCTATCGGGATTGGCTCAAAAAGAGCAGCTTGCGTTTTTCAATCGAGGACCCGGAATCGATCCCCAAAGAAGTCTCAACCCCTGCTTTCGAAGAGCGCCTGATGGAAAGAATCCCTGACAGGGAGGTTCTCCGAGCCATCACATCGCTCCCTGATGAATTCAGGGAGGTCGTCTTACTCCGAGACGTGGAAGGGATGAGTTACCAGGAGATCGCACAAACCATGGAGTGCCCGGTGGGCACGGTACGATCGAGGATATTCAGGGCCCGTGAGGCGATCGACAAGAAGATCAGGCCTTTGCTGGATTGA
- a CDS encoding zf-HC2 domain-containing protein — MKMETDECKQLESIIDLYLDGQLSSESRSALERHLSNCPLCLRKLEGRRMLVKRIHQAGWNVEVPPHLAAKTLESARGELQSLSHSYRKWMGLAAALLLVIMVSFWFYTQPLTWKAGQI; from the coding sequence ATGAAAATGGAAACGGACGAGTGTAAACAATTAGAGTCGATCATCGATCTCTATCTGGACGGACAGCTCAGCTCGGAGTCCCGATCTGCACTGGAACGACATCTTTCCAACTGCCCGCTCTGCCTTCGGAAATTGGAAGGTCGACGGATGTTGGTGAAACGGATCCACCAGGCGGGATGGAATGTGGAAGTCCCGCCCCATCTGGCCGCGAAAACACTCGAGAGTGCCCGGGGTGAGCTCCAATCACTGTCTCACTCCTATCGCAAGTGGATGGGTCTGGCCGCAGCCCTGTTGCTGGTGATTATGGTGAGCTTTTGGTTCTATACGCAGCCTCTGACCTGGAAGGCAGGCCAGATC